The Desmonostoc muscorum LEGE 12446 genome includes a region encoding these proteins:
- the phnC gene encoding phosphonate ABC transporter ATP-binding protein, with product MFTNTVAIEVSNLSKNFKGKPALKRVSCTIYDGEMVALVGASGSGKSTLLRHINGLQIGDAGTVFIFGIALQSKGKLHSKVRILRSKIGYIFQQFNLVNRLTVIENVLVGNLARSSVIRSGLHLFTKQDKIQALCALERVGILEHAYKRASMLSGGQQQRVAIARCLVQGAKIILADEPIASLDPESARKVMELLIELNRESKITVVASLHQIQMVRKYFNRAIALRDGEVMFDGAIAKLDDHMLNELYGTAAEELVLRGHGEFIG from the coding sequence ATGTTCACGAATACAGTGGCTATAGAAGTAAGTAATCTTTCAAAAAACTTTAAGGGTAAGCCAGCACTAAAACGTGTTTCATGCACAATTTATGACGGAGAAATGGTAGCCCTTGTAGGTGCTTCAGGTTCAGGAAAATCTACACTTTTGCGACATATAAATGGCTTGCAGATTGGAGACGCGGGAACGGTTTTTATTTTTGGAATTGCTTTGCAAAGCAAGGGTAAATTGCATTCCAAAGTTAGGATATTACGAAGTAAGATAGGATACATTTTCCAACAGTTCAATTTGGTCAACAGGCTAACGGTTATTGAAAATGTTCTAGTTGGAAATTTAGCGCGATCCTCGGTGATTCGTTCAGGATTACATTTGTTTACTAAACAAGACAAAATTCAAGCTCTTTGTGCATTGGAGAGAGTCGGGATTCTGGAACATGCTTATAAACGGGCTTCTATGCTTTCTGGGGGACAACAACAACGAGTAGCGATCGCTCGTTGTCTCGTTCAGGGAGCCAAAATCATCCTTGCAGATGAACCCATTGCTTCTCTCGATCCTGAATCTGCCCGTAAAGTCATGGAATTGCTCATCGAACTAAATCGAGAAAGCAAAATCACAGTAGTCGCTTCGTTACATCAGATTCAAATGGTGCGTAAGTATTTTAACCGAGCGATCGCCCTGAGAGACGGAGAAGTGATGTTTGATGGTGCGATCGCCAAACTAGATGATCACATGCTCAATGAACTTTATGGTACAGCGGCAGAAGAACTTGTTCTCAGAGGACATGGAGAATTTATCGGATAA
- a CDS encoding 4Fe-4S dicluster domain-containing protein: MIELVSESRCIKCNICVSACPTNVFDKVPDGPPRIARQSDCQTCFMCELYCPADALFVAPQADESVPVDEETLIQAGFLGGYRETLGWKPGGTPAGLREQSAQMFIGRNNFPTDSQGRILPWNNQANSQSN; this comes from the coding sequence GTGATTGAACTAGTTAGTGAATCTCGCTGTATTAAATGTAATATTTGCGTTTCCGCCTGCCCCACCAACGTTTTTGACAAAGTGCCAGACGGACCACCAAGAATTGCTCGTCAAAGCGACTGCCAAACCTGCTTTATGTGCGAGTTGTATTGTCCAGCGGATGCCCTCTTCGTTGCCCCACAGGCGGATGAGTCTGTGCCAGTCGATGAAGAAACTCTCATACAAGCAGGATTTTTGGGTGGATATCGGGAAACCTTGGGCTGGAAACCTGGAGGCACTCCAGCAGGCCTGAGAGAACAGTCTGCTCAAATGTTTATTGGTCGGAACAATTTCCCTACCGATTCTCAAGGCAGAATTCTCCCCTGGAATAACCAGGCTAATTCCCAGTCAAATTAA
- the namA gene encoding NADPH dehydrogenase NamA translates to MPHLFEPFRIREVTFRNRIAVSPMCQYSSTNGYANDWHMIHLASRAVGGAGIVLTEAAAVEPRGRISPQDLGIWSDAHIQTLAKTVALIHNFGAVAGIQLAHAGRKASTAKPSKGGKILDESQEGWRPLVSSSAIAFGKDSPVPEALSIEGIQEVINAFIQAAKRSLEAGFKVVEIHAAHGYLLHQFLSPLSNHRQDDYGGSFENRTRLLIEVVKGIREVWPQTYPLWVRISATDWVDKGWDIEQSIALSDKLKSLGVDLIDTSSGGIIPGINIPVKPGYQTQFAERIRREANIHTGAVGLITSPEQADELIRTEVADIVLLGRELLRNPYWPHLAAKQLGHDKLWPVQYDRAWL, encoded by the coding sequence ATGCCACACCTGTTTGAACCATTCAGGATTCGTGAAGTTACTTTTCGCAACCGCATCGCTGTTTCACCGATGTGTCAATATTCGAGTACAAATGGGTATGCTAACGATTGGCATATGATACATCTAGCTTCTCGTGCAGTTGGCGGTGCAGGTATTGTGCTAACAGAGGCAGCAGCTGTAGAACCACGTGGACGTATTAGCCCCCAAGATTTGGGCATTTGGTCAGATGCACATATACAAACTTTAGCCAAAACTGTGGCATTGATTCATAACTTTGGAGCTGTTGCAGGTATTCAACTCGCTCATGCAGGCAGAAAAGCCAGCACTGCCAAACCGAGTAAGGGAGGAAAAATACTCGATGAATCTCAGGAAGGTTGGCGTCCCTTGGTTTCCAGTAGTGCGATCGCTTTTGGCAAAGATAGTCCTGTGCCTGAAGCCCTAAGTATTGAAGGAATTCAAGAAGTCATTAACGCCTTTATCCAAGCTGCTAAACGTTCTCTAGAAGCAGGTTTCAAGGTAGTTGAAATCCATGCCGCCCACGGTTACCTACTACACCAATTTCTCTCACCTCTTTCTAACCATCGTCAAGATGATTATGGTGGTAGCTTTGAAAACCGTACTCGTTTGTTAATAGAAGTAGTTAAAGGAATCCGAGAGGTTTGGCCTCAAACATATCCGCTTTGGGTACGCATTTCCGCCACTGACTGGGTAGACAAGGGCTGGGACATTGAACAAAGTATCGCTTTAAGTGACAAACTTAAGTCTCTAGGAGTCGATCTCATTGACACTTCATCAGGGGGCATCATACCAGGGATCAACATACCAGTTAAACCTGGTTATCAAACTCAATTTGCCGAACGCATCCGCCGCGAAGCTAATATCCATACAGGAGCCGTAGGGTTAATTACATCTCCAGAACAAGCTGACGAACTGATTCGTACAGAAGTAGCTGACATAGTGCTGTTGGGGCGTGAACTACTCCGCAATCCTTACTGGCCACATCTCGCAGCTAAACAACTCGGACACGATAAACTCTGGCCTGTTCAATATGATCGGGCTTGGCTGTGA
- the phnD gene encoding phosphonate ABC transporter substrate-binding protein — MNRRLFIQQASLFTLTLGSAKILSACTSSSSSDAANIQEINFGVLSTESQVNQKPIWEPFAAAMSKEIGITIKPFYVTQYAAVIEAMRFGKVQVAWLGGKSYIQAVQMAKAEAFAQVVSEDGTKGYYSHLIVNKDNPIAAEAKAEGGDKYVIKNAAKLTFAFNDPNSTSGFLVPSYYIFTKNKIDPKKAFKRLIFAGNHEACALAVANKKVDVATVSNEGLARLEKTNPEARKKIEIIWQSPMIPSDPVAYRQDLPADIKKKFQNFFYNYKDEKVLKPFKIAGFAPAEDKVWNTIRELEIAKEIEETQSQANLSEQDKKQKLAQLNQQLKQIQKN, encoded by the coding sequence ATGAACAGACGGTTATTTATTCAACAAGCTTCTTTGTTTACCCTAACCTTAGGAAGTGCGAAGATACTATCAGCCTGCACCTCTAGTTCTAGTTCAGATGCTGCAAATATTCAAGAAATTAATTTTGGCGTTCTTTCCACAGAATCTCAGGTAAATCAAAAGCCTATTTGGGAACCTTTTGCTGCTGCGATGTCTAAGGAGATTGGTATTACCATCAAACCGTTTTATGTCACACAATATGCAGCAGTGATAGAGGCTATGCGCTTTGGTAAAGTACAAGTAGCTTGGCTTGGTGGTAAGTCATATATTCAAGCTGTACAAATGGCAAAGGCAGAAGCATTTGCTCAGGTTGTCAGTGAAGATGGTACAAAAGGCTATTATTCACACCTGATTGTCAATAAAGATAATCCCATTGCTGCTGAAGCTAAGGCAGAAGGTGGGGATAAATATGTGATTAAAAATGCAGCAAAGCTTACCTTTGCTTTCAACGATCCTAATTCTACTTCTGGTTTCTTAGTGCCAAGTTATTACATTTTTACAAAAAACAAGATTGACCCCAAAAAAGCTTTTAAACGTTTGATTTTCGCTGGGAATCATGAAGCATGTGCCCTGGCAGTTGCTAATAAAAAAGTAGATGTTGCTACTGTTAGTAACGAGGGTTTAGCCCGGTTGGAGAAAACTAATCCAGAAGCGAGAAAGAAAATTGAAATCATCTGGCAATCACCCATGATTCCTAGCGATCCTGTTGCCTATCGCCAGGATTTACCAGCAGATATCAAGAAGAAATTTCAAAATTTCTTTTACAATTATAAAGATGAAAAAGTTTTAAAACCTTTTAAAATTGCTGGCTTTGCTCCAGCCGAGGATAAAGTTTGGAATACAATTCGGGAATTGGAAATTGCTAAGGAAATTGAAGAAACGCAATCTCAAGCAAATCTGAGCGAACAAGATAAAAAACAAAAATTAGCACAACTAAATCAGCAACTAAAGCAAATTCAGAAAAACTGA
- a CDS encoding tellurite resistance TerB family protein, translating to MPQRKLPKGRSASSVAIEPEVAIAILGLFSAAADGEGISSTEEYALSEFLGQVGLFEDYSDDDFEELSEKVVSLIEEEEPEDLVAQAIESLPNRAYREAAYITAILVVGIDEEVPEVEQDYISELQEALKISDERAQELIDGVFGEEEEEEE from the coding sequence ATGCCTCAACGCAAGTTGCCCAAAGGCCGTAGTGCTAGTTCAGTTGCTATAGAACCAGAAGTTGCGATCGCAATTCTGGGACTTTTTTCCGCAGCTGCTGATGGTGAAGGTATTTCTTCGACAGAAGAATATGCCTTGAGTGAATTTCTTGGTCAAGTTGGGTTATTTGAAGATTACTCTGATGACGACTTTGAAGAATTGAGCGAGAAAGTCGTCAGCTTGATTGAAGAAGAAGAACCAGAAGATTTAGTTGCCCAAGCGATCGAATCCTTACCAAATAGAGCTTATCGGGAAGCTGCATATATCACCGCTATTTTAGTAGTGGGAATTGACGAAGAAGTACCTGAAGTTGAACAAGATTATATCTCTGAACTTCAGGAAGCCTTAAAAATTTCAGACGAACGAGCGCAAGAACTTATTGACGGAGTATTTGGAGAGGAAGAAGAGGAAGAAGAGTAA
- a CDS encoding MFS transporter: protein MFPTEPAAVNNGFGALLKNRGFMLLWIGQLVSQLADKVFFVLMIALLENYSPLPGLARNSMYSTLMLSFTIPAILFGSAGGIFVDRLPKKLIMVGSDVVRGILTLCLPLLPREFLILLILTFAISTVTQFFAPAEQAAIPLLVKRENLLAANALFSSTMMGALIVGFAIGEPILSLAKSWMGEEYGQELVVGGLYILSAGIMQPIKFKEHKPLREHQGENHPWAEFTTSLRYLKKNRLVLNAMLQLTTLYCVFAALTVLTIRLADEFGLQEKQFGFFLAAAGVGMVFGAALLGHWGDKLHHKPLPLIGFLMIALVLGVFTFTHNLLLALGLCAILGIGAAFIGVPMQTLIQQQTPPTMHGKVFGFQNHAVNIALSAPLAITGPLTDALGLRTVLVVMSIVVVLVGVWAWQNTRRVLQDVI, encoded by the coding sequence ATGTTTCCAACAGAACCTGCCGCTGTGAATAACGGGTTTGGCGCACTGCTAAAAAACCGTGGTTTTATGCTCCTGTGGATTGGGCAACTAGTGTCCCAGTTAGCAGATAAAGTCTTTTTTGTTTTGATGATTGCTCTCTTGGAGAACTACTCACCGCTTCCTGGGTTAGCACGAAACTCGATGTATTCAACTTTGATGCTGTCGTTTACCATCCCAGCGATTTTGTTTGGTTCTGCTGGTGGTATCTTTGTTGATCGGTTGCCAAAAAAGCTGATTATGGTTGGCTCAGATGTTGTGCGGGGAATATTAACGCTGTGTCTTCCGTTATTGCCACGGGAGTTTTTGATTCTGTTAATCCTAACTTTTGCTATTTCCACTGTCACCCAGTTTTTTGCCCCAGCTGAGCAAGCAGCCATTCCCTTGTTAGTGAAGCGAGAGAATTTGTTGGCAGCCAATGCACTGTTCAGCAGCACGATGATGGGAGCTTTAATTGTTGGCTTTGCCATAGGAGAGCCGATTTTGAGTTTGGCGAAAAGCTGGATGGGAGAAGAATACGGTCAAGAGCTTGTGGTTGGAGGACTGTACATATTATCCGCTGGAATTATGCAGCCGATTAAGTTTAAAGAACACAAACCACTAAGGGAACATCAAGGCGAAAATCACCCTTGGGCTGAATTCACCACGAGTCTACGCTATCTCAAGAAAAACCGTTTGGTCTTGAACGCTATGCTGCAACTAACAACATTATATTGTGTGTTTGCAGCCTTAACGGTGCTGACGATTCGATTAGCCGACGAGTTTGGTCTCCAAGAAAAACAGTTTGGCTTTTTCTTAGCAGCAGCTGGGGTGGGTATGGTATTTGGTGCGGCGCTTTTAGGTCACTGGGGTGATAAATTGCACCACAAGCCCTTACCTTTAATTGGATTTTTGATGATAGCTCTAGTTTTAGGAGTGTTCACTTTTACGCACAACTTATTGCTGGCGCTGGGACTGTGTGCAATTTTGGGCATTGGTGCTGCCTTTATTGGTGTGCCTATGCAAACTTTAATCCAACAGCAAACACCACCAACAATGCATGGTAAAGTATTTGGCTTTCAAAATCATGCTGTCAACATCGCCTTATCTGCACCCTTGGCGATTACTGGGCCATTAACTGATGCTTTGGGATTGAGAACTGTGCTTGTAGTTATGAGTATTGTTGTCGTACTTGTCGGTGTTTGGGCTTGGCAAAATACCCGCAGAGTCTTGCAAGACGTAATTTAA
- a CDS encoding CYTH domain-containing protein, whose protein sequence is MAKEIERKYLVNGDSWRGLAEGSVYRQGYIPTQDKVTVRVRIVGEKGYLTIKGPTIQYSRLEFEYPIPIKDAQEMLETLCQRPFIEKIRYKIESGGLIWEIDEFEGVNKGLILAEVELSDENQQIELPTWIGEEVSHDSRYFNSNLVKHPFSQW, encoded by the coding sequence ATGGCGAAAGAAATAGAGCGCAAATATTTAGTGAACGGAGATAGTTGGAGAGGATTAGCTGAAGGTAGTGTCTATCGTCAGGGATACATTCCTACACAAGATAAAGTTACTGTACGTGTACGTATAGTAGGGGAAAAAGGTTATTTAACTATTAAAGGCCCGACTATTCAATATTCGAGATTAGAGTTTGAGTATCCTATTCCTATTAAAGATGCTCAAGAAATGCTTGAGACATTGTGTCAACGTCCATTTATAGAAAAAATCAGATACAAAATAGAGTCAGGTGGTTTGATTTGGGAAATAGATGAATTTGAGGGTGTTAACAAAGGATTAATTTTAGCAGAAGTTGAACTCAGTGATGAAAATCAACAAATTGAACTACCAACTTGGATTGGAGAAGAAGTTTCTCATGACTCCAGATATTTCAACAGTAATTTAGTAAAACATCCCTTTTCACAATGGTAA
- a CDS encoding FAD-dependent oxidoreductase, whose product MSAYQSESGNSSTTSSQLDLEADVLVIGGGPSATWAAWNAAAQGAKVILVDKGYCGTSGATAPSGTGVWYVPPDRQQREAAMASREALGGFLSERSWMERVLDQTYTNLNKLSDWGYPFPVDDEGRPHRRSLQQAHDYMRLMRKKITKAGVKILDHSPALELLVDAAGAVAGARGICRQTGDRWQVRSGAVVIATGGCAFLSKALGCNVLTGDGYLMAAEAGAEMSGMEFSNAYALSPAFSSVTKGAYYRWATFYYEDGTEIEGAGSQKGRSIIARTLLTQPVYARLDKATPEIEAMLRTIQHNFLLPFDRMGINPFTQLFPVTLRLEGTVRGTGGIRIVDYTCATTVPGLYAAGDAATRELICGGFTGGGSHNAAWATSSGYWAGEAAANYALQLGTKANQRSVRGLGETGVAAEKGSSNSFVPSEVTKAVQAEVFPYDRNLFRTEKGLTESLGRLHHLWKEIRNTQAVPENQAVQAREATAMLATARWMYASALERKETRGMHKHLDYPEQDPNQYHRLLSGGLDRVWVKPQKLQTAVKEKELVTL is encoded by the coding sequence ATGAGTGCATATCAATCTGAGTCAGGCAATAGTTCTACCACTTCTTCACAGCTAGATTTAGAGGCTGATGTTCTAGTCATAGGGGGCGGGCCATCAGCAACTTGGGCGGCTTGGAATGCTGCTGCCCAAGGAGCAAAAGTGATACTGGTAGATAAAGGCTACTGTGGTACAAGTGGAGCGACAGCACCCTCTGGTACTGGTGTTTGGTATGTGCCCCCCGACCGACAACAACGGGAAGCGGCAATGGCTAGTCGGGAAGCTTTAGGAGGTTTCCTGTCAGAGCGCTCTTGGATGGAGCGTGTATTGGATCAGACTTATACAAACCTGAATAAACTCTCAGATTGGGGCTATCCATTTCCTGTGGATGACGAAGGTCGTCCCCATCGGCGATCGCTCCAACAAGCTCATGATTACATGCGTCTGATGCGGAAAAAGATTACCAAGGCGGGCGTGAAAATACTCGACCATAGTCCAGCTTTAGAACTGCTAGTAGACGCAGCAGGGGCAGTTGCTGGGGCGCGGGGGATTTGCCGCCAAACAGGCGATCGCTGGCAAGTCCGGTCTGGAGCAGTAGTAATTGCTACTGGTGGTTGTGCCTTTTTGAGTAAAGCTTTAGGCTGTAACGTCCTCACAGGAGATGGTTATTTGATGGCAGCTGAAGCCGGTGCCGAAATGTCAGGGATGGAATTTTCCAATGCTTACGCCCTATCACCGGCTTTTTCCTCAGTCACCAAAGGAGCTTATTATCGTTGGGCAACCTTTTATTACGAAGATGGCACAGAAATTGAAGGTGCTGGTTCTCAAAAAGGGCGATCGATTATTGCCCGTACTCTGCTCACTCAACCCGTTTATGCTCGTCTGGACAAAGCAACTCCCGAAATTGAAGCGATGTTGCGGACTATCCAACACAACTTTTTATTGCCATTTGACCGTATGGGCATTAACCCCTTCACCCAACTTTTCCCTGTGACTCTGCGTTTGGAGGGAACGGTACGTGGTACTGGTGGAATTCGGATAGTTGATTATACCTGTGCTACCACCGTACCTGGACTTTATGCAGCTGGTGATGCTGCAACACGAGAATTAATTTGTGGTGGCTTTACTGGTGGTGGTAGTCATAACGCCGCTTGGGCAACCTCTTCCGGATATTGGGCAGGTGAAGCAGCAGCAAACTACGCGCTTCAACTAGGAACTAAAGCTAATCAACGTTCCGTGCGAGGACTTGGGGAAACTGGCGTAGCTGCCGAGAAAGGAAGCAGCAATAGTTTTGTTCCTTCAGAAGTGACTAAAGCAGTTCAAGCTGAAGTTTTTCCCTACGATCGCAACTTGTTCCGCACCGAGAAGGGATTGACAGAATCCCTTGGTCGCCTACATCACTTGTGGAAAGAAATCCGCAACACCCAAGCAGTACCAGAAAATCAAGCTGTCCAAGCTAGGGAAGCCACTGCAATGCTAGCAACAGCCAGATGGATGTACGCCAGCGCCCTTGAACGCAAAGAAACTCGCGGGATGCACAAACATCTAGATTATCCAGAGCAAGACCCGAACCAATACCACCGCCTACTGAGTGGTGGTCTAGATCGAGTCTGGGTCAAGCCCCAAAAACTACAAACTGCCGTTAAGGAAAAGGAGTTAGTAACACTGTGA
- a CDS encoding Uma2 family endonuclease has translation MTQAKSQAIAVIIPSTLTLTVTHEQLVQLALANRDLQLERTATGELIVMAPTGGTTGNKNSDIEGQLWFWNRQTKLGKTFNSSTGFHLPNGADRSPDAAWVRQDRWDTLTKEQQDGFVPLCPDFVLELRSKNDNMEPLRAKMREYLENGACLGWLIDRKNKKVEIYIPGRNVQVLDNPVTLSGEDVLPGFILDLTEVWN, from the coding sequence ATGACACAAGCCAAATCCCAAGCGATCGCCGTCATTATCCCATCCACACTAACACTTACAGTCACTCACGAGCAGTTAGTTCAGTTAGCACTTGCTAACCGAGACTTACAATTGGAACGAACCGCCACAGGAGAGTTAATTGTCATGGCTCCAACTGGAGGTACCACGGGAAATAAAAATTCAGATATCGAAGGACAACTTTGGTTTTGGAACCGTCAAACAAAACTTGGCAAAACATTTAACTCTTCGACAGGTTTTCATCTTCCTAACGGTGCAGATCGCTCTCCTGATGCAGCTTGGGTGCGTCAAGACAGGTGGGACACACTTACAAAAGAACAGCAAGATGGATTCGTCCCTCTTTGCCCTGATTTTGTCTTGGAATTACGTTCCAAAAATGACAACATGGAGCCACTGCGAGCCAAAATGAGAGAGTATTTGGAAAATGGAGCTTGTTTAGGTTGGTTGATTGACCGGAAAAACAAAAAAGTAGAGATTTATATACCAGGTCGAAATGTGCAAGTATTGGATAATCCTGTAACTTTGTCAGGGGAAGATGTTTTACCTGGGTTCATCTTGGACTTAACAGAAGTTTGGAACTAA
- the phnE gene encoding phosphonate ABC transporter, permease protein PhnE — MLEREAKLVTNGRFFFLLAVVATLIFSYIQGEINFPLLFQSGNNMVEYMRSYFPPDFSDWKYYLSETIITISMGIWGTLMAAIAAVPLSILASNNMCPPWIVQSTRRLLDAMRAINEIVFALIFVVAVGLGPFAGVLALFVHTAGTLGKLFSEAVEAIDPGPVEGIRATGANQILEIIFGVLPQVLPLWTSFTLYRFESNVRSASVLGIVGAGGIGVSLYQNFGAFEYQKVCAILIILILATGIIDFLSAKVRAWLV; from the coding sequence ATGTTAGAGCGGGAAGCAAAACTTGTTACTAATGGTAGGTTTTTTTTCCTCTTGGCTGTTGTGGCTACTCTAATTTTTTCTTACATCCAGGGTGAAATCAATTTTCCATTACTATTCCAAAGTGGGAACAATATGGTGGAGTATATGCGTTCATATTTTCCGCCAGATTTTAGTGATTGGAAATACTATCTTTCGGAAACTATTATTACTATATCGATGGGAATTTGGGGCACTTTGATGGCTGCGATCGCCGCAGTTCCTTTATCTATTTTGGCATCGAATAATATGTGTCCACCTTGGATTGTACAATCAACACGCCGACTTTTAGATGCTATGCGTGCTATTAACGAAATTGTTTTTGCACTCATCTTTGTGGTAGCTGTGGGCTTAGGACCGTTTGCTGGGGTATTGGCTTTATTTGTTCATACCGCCGGCACACTTGGAAAGCTATTTTCCGAAGCAGTTGAAGCAATTGATCCTGGCCCTGTAGAAGGAATTCGAGCAACTGGTGCTAATCAAATTCTAGAAATTATTTTTGGCGTACTTCCCCAAGTCTTACCTTTATGGACTTCTTTCACTCTCTATCGCTTTGAATCAAATGTACGTTCTGCTTCTGTATTAGGAATTGTTGGTGCAGGTGGAATTGGCGTTTCTTTATATCAGAATTTCGGAGCTTTTGAATACCAAAAAGTCTGTGCAATTTTGATTATTTTGATTCTTGCTACGGGTATTATTGATTTTCTATCTGCAAAAGTTAGAGCTTGGCTAGTTTGA
- the ilvB gene encoding biosynthetic-type acetolactate synthase large subunit codes for MRSQSVSVGELPSQISIPQTENHKQSRNNPPVVPKRASGGFALLDSLHRHGVEYIFGYPGGAILPIYDDLYKVEATGAIKHILVRHEQGAAHAADGYARATGKVGVCFGTSGPGATNLVTGIATAYMDSIPMIVVTGQVARPSIGTDAFQETDIYGITLPIVKHSYVVRDPKDMARIVAEAFHIASTGRPGPVLIDVPKDVALEEFDYVPVKPGSVKLRGYRPTVKGNPRQIQAAIQLITESRRPLLYVGGGAIAAGAHDEVKQLAELFNIPVTTTLMGIGAFDEHHPLALGMLGMHGTAYANFAVSDCDLLICVGARFDDRVTGKLDEFASRAKVIHIDIDPAEVGKNRIPEVPIVGDVRNVLIDLLRRCKEAGVKATPNQNQEWLTKVNRWREEYPLVVPHHPDSISPQEAIVEVSRQAPNAFYTTDVGQHQMWAAQFLKNGPRRWISSAGLGTMGFGVPAAMGAKVAFPDEEVICISGDASFQMCLQELGTLAQYGINVKTLIINNGWQGMVRQWQQAFYGERYSCSNMEVGMPDIELLAKAYGIKGMVISDRSQLKDAIAEMLAHKGPVIVNVHVTRDENCYPMVAPGKSNAQMVGLPKQQPKAATEPVYCGHCNAKNAPTHNFCAECGTKL; via the coding sequence GTGCGTTCACAAAGTGTCTCCGTGGGAGAATTACCTTCCCAAATCAGTATCCCACAAACCGAGAATCACAAACAGTCCCGTAATAACCCACCAGTCGTGCCCAAACGTGCATCTGGCGGTTTTGCTCTGCTTGACAGCCTTCATCGCCACGGCGTTGAGTATATTTTTGGTTATCCTGGTGGGGCGATTCTGCCAATTTACGACGACCTGTACAAGGTGGAAGCAACTGGTGCAATTAAGCACATTCTAGTGAGACACGAACAAGGCGCAGCCCACGCTGCTGACGGTTACGCACGTGCCACAGGCAAGGTAGGAGTATGTTTTGGTACTTCTGGCCCAGGAGCAACTAACTTGGTAACAGGCATCGCCACAGCCTACATGGATTCGATCCCGATGATTGTAGTCACGGGACAGGTTGCACGTCCGTCCATTGGTACAGATGCGTTTCAAGAAACTGATATTTACGGGATTACGCTACCAATTGTGAAGCACTCCTATGTAGTGCGCGATCCCAAAGATATGGCGCGAATTGTCGCTGAAGCTTTTCACATCGCCAGCACGGGGCGTCCAGGGCCAGTTTTAATTGATGTCCCCAAGGATGTAGCTTTAGAAGAATTTGACTATGTGCCTGTGAAACCAGGTTCAGTAAAGTTACGCGGTTATCGTCCCACGGTGAAGGGAAACCCACGACAAATTCAGGCAGCAATTCAGTTGATTACTGAAAGTCGCCGTCCGCTACTGTATGTAGGTGGTGGTGCGATCGCCGCTGGTGCCCATGATGAAGTCAAACAATTAGCTGAATTATTTAACATCCCTGTCACCACAACCTTAATGGGGATCGGTGCCTTTGACGAACATCATCCCCTAGCTTTGGGAATGTTGGGAATGCACGGCACCGCTTACGCTAACTTTGCCGTGAGTGATTGTGACTTACTAATTTGCGTCGGTGCAAGATTTGACGATCGCGTCACAGGCAAATTAGACGAATTCGCTTCCCGCGCCAAAGTAATTCACATCGACATCGATCCCGCAGAAGTCGGCAAAAACCGCATTCCGGAAGTGCCCATCGTCGGCGATGTGCGAAACGTGTTAATTGACTTGTTGCGTCGCTGCAAGGAAGCAGGCGTCAAGGCTACACCAAATCAAAATCAAGAGTGGTTAACTAAAGTTAACCGTTGGCGGGAAGAGTATCCCCTAGTAGTACCCCACCATCCCGACAGCATTTCACCCCAAGAAGCGATCGTCGAAGTTAGTCGCCAAGCACCCAACGCTTTCTACACAACAGATGTCGGACAACATCAAATGTGGGCAGCGCAATTTTTGAAGAACGGCCCCAGACGCTGGATTTCTAGCGCAGGTTTAGGAACGATGGGTTTTGGCGTACCTGCGGCTATGGGTGCTAAAGTCGCGTTTCCCGATGAAGAAGTAATCTGTATTAGCGGTGATGCTAGTTTCCAGATGTGTTTACAGGAACTGGGAACGCTAGCACAATATGGCATTAATGTCAAGACTCTAATTATTAATAATGGTTGGCAGGGAATGGTACGCCAGTGGCAGCAAGCCTTCTATGGCGAACGTTACTCATGCTCAAACATGGAAGTAGGGATGCCAGACATTGAGTTATTGGCAAAAGCCTACGGGATTAAGGGCATGGTAATTAGCGATCGCAGTCAATTAAAAGATGCGATCGCCGAAATGCTGGCGCACAAAGGCCCAGTAATCGTGAATGTCCACGTTACCAGAGATGAAAATTGCTATCCAATGGTAGCCCCTGGCAAGAGCAACGCTCAAATGGTCGGCTTACCCAAGCAACAGCCCAAAGCCGCAACAGAGCCAGTTTATTGTGGCCACTGCAATGCGAAAAATGCTCCAACTCATAACTTCTGTGCTGAGTGTGGGACGAAGTTGTGA